In one window of Gemmatimonadota bacterium DNA:
- a CDS encoding efflux RND transporter permease subunit produces the protein MSLSSAAVRKPVTTIAAVLAIVLLGSVSLTRLPVTLLPDVTLPVLTIRTGYTGAAAEEVSRFIAEPIEQAIAATPGIVELRSVSRNGEAVTTARFAWGTDMETTVLTVRERLDQARSQLPEAAQRPTLLTSDPGERPIAVIGLTGLNDLRLLGRTATDVHARRLEQIQGVASVAVTGAPEDEVRIEVDPEKMRSLGLSTNDVAVAVQAANANGAGGTIRRGQFRFSVRAMTEFRALSEIAETPIGPVTAGYKLRDIATITSTVAEPRTLTRLDGGQAVGLVVYKDAGSNTVAVTSELRKVITQLEAEFPDIRMKMVAAQADFVVDALSNLGQEILIGGVMSLLMILVFLRDWRSSLAIATILPLSVLIALVFLQLFDVTVNVLSLGGLALGVGLLVDNAIVVADAAGRRREETGESSEDSAIEATDEVAGPLFAGTLTTLLVFGPIVFVKGLAAALFRDLSLAVVLSVGGSLILALTLMPVMIVGRRKKGTATALTTEGTEDTEKGGGEGGSLSSFNLQPSSSSWAARLDEFGEQCAHVYERGMEWALRSPRAMLGLGVALFGVMVLLLYTLPKEILPQVDEGMVVASVALPEGTSIEETTRQVARVEGAAKGLGSAGVYSRVGIATDEEVLAGAEPGTSATAQLLVPVPDGKDAAEFASALRGAVPDLANGMLALDLAGQSEFGSLIGREGRLVRVEVSARTLAESQVWADSVRRRLAALTTLADVRDAYSTTQPQIEVELQRDRLAERGISVQAVQRALQGGLGGVEASELRETDRRTKIRVRFAGNANEDLLTALQTPVSGVPLSNLVTWKEVRAPIEVVRVDQRPVSIVEGLIEEGGTARATTDVEAQLAALQPPAGLTWRVTGADIEQRRTTGELGLVAILSVALVFLVLAGEFASFTIPLVVMITVPLAAAGGFVLLWLTGQSINAVSLIGIVVMIGMADNEAVVKLDAIRRFRELGHSIHDAVLLGGRQRLRAITMTSLTTIFGVLPLVFGIGSGGALYQPLAAAVIGGAISAQVVTFFLLPVAYAQLEGRTERKAREAAARDAAAPRAAEA, from the coding sequence ATGTCGCTCTCCTCCGCGGCGGTCCGCAAACCCGTCACGACCATCGCGGCCGTCCTCGCGATCGTCCTGCTCGGCAGCGTCTCGCTCACGCGACTCCCCGTCACGCTCCTCCCCGACGTCACGCTCCCGGTGCTCACCATCCGCACCGGCTACACGGGGGCGGCCGCCGAGGAGGTCTCGCGCTTCATCGCCGAACCGATCGAGCAGGCGATCGCCGCCACGCCGGGGATCGTGGAGCTGCGCAGCGTGAGTCGCAACGGCGAGGCGGTGACGACGGCGCGCTTCGCCTGGGGCACCGACATGGAGACGACGGTGCTCACGGTCCGCGAGCGCCTCGACCAGGCACGCAGCCAGCTCCCCGAGGCGGCACAGCGTCCGACGCTCCTCACGAGCGATCCGGGTGAACGCCCCATCGCGGTGATCGGCCTCACCGGGCTGAACGACCTGCGCCTCCTCGGCCGCACGGCCACCGACGTGCATGCGCGGCGGCTCGAGCAGATCCAGGGCGTCGCGAGCGTCGCGGTCACCGGCGCGCCCGAGGACGAGGTGCGCATCGAGGTCGATCCGGAGAAGATGCGTTCGCTCGGACTCTCGACCAACGACGTCGCGGTCGCGGTGCAGGCGGCGAACGCGAACGGGGCGGGCGGCACGATCCGCCGCGGGCAGTTCCGCTTCTCGGTGCGGGCGATGACCGAGTTCCGCGCGCTCAGCGAGATCGCCGAGACGCCGATCGGGCCAGTGACGGCGGGCTACAAGCTCCGCGACATCGCGACGATCACGAGCACCGTCGCCGAGCCGCGGACGCTCACGCGGCTCGATGGCGGGCAGGCCGTGGGGCTCGTGGTGTACAAGGATGCGGGGTCCAACACCGTCGCGGTGACATCGGAACTGCGGAAGGTGATCACGCAGCTCGAGGCGGAGTTCCCCGACATCCGCATGAAGATGGTCGCGGCACAGGCGGACTTCGTCGTCGATGCGCTCTCCAACCTCGGGCAGGAGATCCTCATCGGCGGCGTGATGTCGCTGCTGATGATCCTCGTCTTCCTGCGCGACTGGCGGTCGAGCCTCGCGATCGCGACGATCCTGCCGCTCTCGGTGCTCATCGCGCTGGTGTTCCTGCAGCTCTTCGACGTGACGGTGAACGTGCTCTCGCTCGGCGGGCTCGCGCTCGGCGTGGGCCTGCTGGTGGACAACGCGATCGTCGTGGCGGACGCGGCGGGGCGGCGACGCGAGGAGACGGGGGAGTCCTCGGAGGACTCGGCGATCGAGGCGACGGACGAGGTCGCGGGGCCGCTGTTCGCGGGGACGCTGACGACGCTGCTGGTGTTCGGGCCGATCGTGTTCGTGAAGGGGTTGGCGGCGGCGCTCTTCCGGGACCTGTCGCTGGCGGTGGTGCTGTCGGTCGGAGGGTCGCTGATCCTCGCGTTGACGCTGATGCCGGTGATGATCGTGGGGAGGAGGAAGAAGGGAACGGCGACCGCGCTCACCACAGAGGGCACAGAGGACACAGAGAAGGGCGGAGGGGAGGGTGGTTCACTTTCATCCTTCAACCTTCAGCCTTCATCCTCTTCATGGGCAGCGAGACTCGACGAATTCGGCGAACAGTGCGCGCATGTCTACGAGCGCGGCATGGAGTGGGCCCTCCGCTCGCCGCGTGCCATGCTCGGGCTCGGGGTCGCGCTGTTCGGGGTGATGGTGCTCCTGCTGTACACGCTGCCGAAGGAGATCCTGCCGCAGGTGGATGAAGGGATGGTGGTGGCGTCGGTGGCGTTGCCGGAAGGCACGTCCATCGAGGAGACCACGCGGCAGGTGGCGCGCGTGGAGGGGGCGGCGAAGGGGCTCGGGTCGGCAGGGGTCTACTCGCGCGTGGGCATCGCGACCGACGAGGAGGTGCTCGCCGGAGCGGAGCCGGGCACGTCTGCGACGGCGCAGCTGCTGGTGCCCGTGCCGGACGGCAAGGATGCCGCGGAGTTCGCGAGTGCGCTGCGCGGTGCGGTGCCGGACCTCGCCAACGGCATGCTCGCGCTCGACCTCGCGGGACAATCGGAGTTCGGGTCGCTCATCGGGCGGGAGGGTCGGCTCGTGCGCGTGGAGGTGAGCGCGCGGACGCTCGCCGAGTCGCAGGTGTGGGCCGACTCGGTGCGCCGCCGTCTCGCGGCGCTCACCACGCTCGCCGACGTGCGCGATGCCTACAGCACCACCCAGCCGCAGATCGAGGTGGAGCTGCAGCGCGACCGGCTCGCCGAGCGCGGCATCTCGGTGCAGGCCGTCCAGCGCGCGCTGCAGGGCGGGCTCGGCGGCGTCGAGGCGAGCGAGCTCCGCGAGACCGACCGGCGCACCAAGATCCGCGTGCGCTTCGCCGGCAACGCCAACGAGGACCTGCTCACCGCGCTGCAGACGCCGGTGAGCGGCGTGCCGCTGAGCAACCTCGTCACCTGGAAGGAGGTTCGCGCGCCGATCGAGGTGGTGCGCGTGGACCAGCGGCCGGTGAGCATCGTCGAGGGCCTCATCGAGGAGGGTGGGACGGCGCGCGCGACGACCGACGTCGAGGCGCAGCTCGCGGCGCTCCAGCCGCCGGCGGGGCTCACGTGGCGCGTCACCGGCGCCGATATCGAACAGCGTCGCACCACCGGCGAACTCGGTCTCGTCGCGATCCTCTCAGTGGCGCTGGTCTTCCTCGTGCTCGCCGGCGAGTTCGCGTCGTTCACCATCCCGCTCGTCGTGATGATCACCGTGCCGCTCGCGGCGGCCGGCGGCTTCGTGCTCCTCTGGCTCACCGGGCAGAGCATCAACGCGGTCTCGCTCATCGGCATCGTCGTGATGATCGGCATGGCCGACAACGAGGCCGTCGTGAAGCTCGATGCCATCCGCCGCTTCCGTGAGCTGGGGCACTCGATCCACGACGCGGTCCTCCTCGGTGGGCGGCAGCGGCTGCGGGCGATCACCATGACCTCGCTCACCACCATCTTCGGCGTGCTGCCGCTGGTCTTCGGCATCGGCTCTGGCGGCGCGCTCTACCAGCCGCTCGCCGCCGCGGTGATCGGCGGTGCGATCTCGGCGCAGGTGGTGACCTTCTTCCTGCTCCCGGTCGCGTACGCGCAGCTCGAGGGGCGCACGGAGCGGAAGGCCCGCGAGGCCGCCGCGCGGGACGCGGCCGCGCCACGCGCCGCCGAGGCGTGA
- the gyrA gene encoding DNA gyrase subunit A — protein sequence MTAPNNRERILPRLIQDEVRESFINYSMSVIVSRALPDVRDGLKPVHRRVLYAMNELGLVPGRPYKKSATVVGDVLGKYHPHGDQSVYDALVRMVQDFSLRYPLVDGQGNFGSVDGDPAAAYRYTESRLTRIAVEMLTDIDKNTVDFAPNFDDRLEEPTVLPSAVPNLLINGSSGIAVGMATNIPPHNMREVAAAVMAMIDDPELSVEALRGIVKGPDFPTGAFIYGRAGIKDYIETGRGKVIMRARAVIEEKESSNKSQIVVTELPYQVNRANLVLSIAELVRDKKVEGVSDLRDESDANTRIVIELKRDAIPKVVLNQLYKHTSMQSTFGVIMLALVPDAATRRLVPKIMGMREVLQHYIAHRHEVIVRRTQFDLDKAKEREHILEGLKICVDNIDEVIKVIRAAEDTPQASEQLQRRFKLSERQAEAVLNMRLAKLTGLEIEKLEEELAEVRGQIKELEALLASKSARMQVMKDELAALVTTYGDERRTEIVSDEGEFSIEDLIANEEMVVTISHAGYIKRTSISTYRKQRRGGQGTKGAELRTDDFVEHLFVAKTHDYLLVFTQDGRCFWLKVHEIPEGGRATRGKPIVNLINVTPDTTVRAIVPVKEFTDNEYLMFCTRLGTVKKTALSEYSNVRSTGIKGIKLEEGDELIDVQITSGTNDVVLVTKHGLSIRFHEQEARAMGRDTTGVKGVALGDGDKVVGMVVVKRDASLLVVTELALGKLTSIEEYRVQGRGGKGILTVKRTERTGDVVGLLEVLPEDGLMLITRGGQSLRCAVKDIRETGRVAQGVRLKNLDMGDVVAAIARVVQDDKDDAEGGEGDAGPDEQIELAPSE from the coding sequence ATGACCGCTCCGAACAACCGCGAACGGATCCTCCCGCGTCTCATCCAGGACGAGGTCAGGGAGTCGTTCATCAACTACTCGATGAGCGTCATCGTGAGCCGCGCGCTGCCGGACGTGCGCGACGGGCTCAAGCCGGTGCACCGGCGCGTGCTGTACGCGATGAACGAGCTCGGGCTGGTGCCGGGGCGTCCGTACAAGAAGTCCGCGACCGTCGTCGGCGACGTGCTCGGCAAGTACCACCCGCACGGCGACCAGTCGGTGTACGACGCGCTCGTGCGCATGGTGCAGGACTTCTCGCTGCGCTATCCGCTGGTGGACGGCCAGGGCAACTTCGGCTCCGTCGACGGCGACCCCGCGGCGGCCTACCGCTACACCGAGTCGCGCCTCACGCGGATCGCGGTGGAGATGCTCACCGACATCGACAAGAACACCGTCGATTTCGCGCCGAACTTCGACGACCGCCTCGAGGAGCCGACCGTCCTGCCGTCGGCGGTGCCGAACCTGCTGATCAACGGCTCGTCGGGCATCGCGGTGGGCATGGCGACGAACATCCCGCCGCACAACATGCGCGAGGTCGCCGCCGCGGTGATGGCGATGATCGACGACCCGGAGCTCTCGGTCGAGGCGCTGCGCGGGATCGTGAAGGGCCCCGACTTCCCCACCGGCGCGTTCATCTACGGCCGCGCGGGGATCAAGGACTACATCGAGACGGGCCGCGGCAAGGTGATCATGCGCGCCCGCGCGGTGATCGAGGAGAAGGAGTCCTCCAACAAGTCGCAGATCGTCGTCACCGAGCTGCCGTACCAGGTGAACCGCGCCAACCTCGTGCTGAGCATCGCCGAGCTGGTGCGCGACAAGAAGGTCGAGGGCGTCTCCGACCTGCGTGACGAGTCGGACGCGAACACCCGCATCGTGATCGAGCTCAAGCGCGACGCGATCCCGAAGGTCGTGCTCAACCAGCTCTACAAGCACACGTCGATGCAGTCGACGTTCGGCGTGATCATGCTCGCGCTGGTGCCCGATGCGGCGACCCGCCGCCTCGTGCCGAAGATCATGGGGATGCGCGAGGTGCTCCAGCACTACATCGCGCACCGCCACGAGGTCATCGTCCGCCGGACGCAGTTCGACCTCGACAAGGCGAAGGAGCGCGAGCACATCCTCGAGGGCCTCAAGATCTGCGTCGACAACATCGACGAGGTGATCAAGGTCATCCGCGCGGCCGAGGACACGCCGCAGGCGAGCGAGCAGCTGCAGCGGCGCTTCAAGCTCTCGGAGCGGCAGGCCGAGGCGGTGCTCAACATGCGCCTCGCCAAGCTCACCGGCCTCGAGATCGAGAAGCTCGAGGAGGAGCTGGCCGAGGTGCGCGGGCAGATCAAGGAGCTCGAGGCGCTGCTGGCGTCCAAGTCGGCGCGCATGCAGGTGATGAAGGACGAGCTCGCCGCGCTGGTCACGACCTACGGCGACGAGCGCCGCACCGAGATCGTCAGCGACGAGGGCGAGTTCTCCATCGAGGACCTCATCGCCAACGAGGAGATGGTCGTCACCATCTCGCACGCGGGCTACATCAAGCGCACCTCGATCTCGACGTACCGCAAGCAGCGCCGCGGCGGGCAGGGGACCAAGGGGGCGGAGCTCCGCACCGACGACTTCGTCGAGCACCTCTTCGTCGCCAAGACGCACGACTACCTGCTCGTCTTCACGCAGGACGGGCGGTGCTTCTGGCTCAAGGTGCACGAGATCCCCGAGGGCGGCCGCGCGACGCGCGGCAAGCCGATCGTGAACCTCATCAACGTCACGCCCGACACCACGGTGCGGGCGATCGTGCCGGTGAAGGAGTTCACCGACAACGAGTACCTGATGTTCTGCACCCGCCTGGGCACGGTGAAGAAGACCGCGCTGAGCGAGTACTCGAACGTCCGATCGACCGGCATCAAGGGCATCAAGCTCGAGGAGGGCGACGAGCTGATCGACGTGCAGATCACGAGCGGCACGAACGACGTGGTGCTGGTGACCAAGCACGGCCTGAGCATCCGCTTCCATGAGCAGGAGGCCCGCGCGATGGGCCGCGACACGACCGGCGTGAAGGGCGTCGCGCTCGGCGACGGCGACAAGGTCGTCGGCATGGTGGTCGTCAAGCGCGACGCGTCGCTGCTCGTCGTCACCGAACTCGCGCTCGGCAAGCTCACGAGCATCGAGGAGTACCGGGTGCAGGGCCGCGGCGGGAAGGGCATCCTGACCGTCAAGCGCACCGAGCGCACCGGCGATGTGGTCGGCCTGCTCGAGGTGCTGCCGGAGGACGGGCTGATGCTCATCACGCGCGGTGGGCAATCACTCCGGTGCGCGGTGAAGGACATCCGCGAGACCGGGCGTGTGGCGCAGGGCGTGCGGCTCAAGAACCTCGACATGGGCGATGTCGTCGCCGCCATCGCGCGCGTCGTGCAGGACGACAAGGACGATGCGGAGGGTGGGGAAGGGGATGCGGGGCCGGATGAGCAGATCGAGCTCGCGCCTTCGGAGTGA
- a CDS encoding efflux RND transporter periplasmic adaptor subunit yields the protein MHSPRSVTLALAAAVALACGKSGAADGTSTAADSAAAADSGNTGGSSSTVNLPVVAEEVTDADLVLSVNTTGQVRSESEGRLRAEVGGEVRTVRVRAGDRVTKGQVLVELDPRPFDLAVDEAQVAVDLSTLQHQDNYRPDSVATGQMPSQMRLDASITRSGLAAARVRLARAKFERERATIVAPFDGTVDRVTVVVGDRISAGAEITSVVDLRNLRIEAAVLEHDLPLIKVGGEAVITSAALAGQSFTGKVSAVLPLVDSTTRAGRAHVRTQGNGTLRPGMYADVRLEAQRLANRRLVPTRAIIERDGRPLVFVIKDGRAQWTYILPGRSNGRQTEVLPDTTTGIIPVNAGDQVIVEGHLTLTHDAPVRVVASRERAPGAQD from the coding sequence ATGCATTCACCTCGTTCCGTCACCCTCGCTCTCGCCGCCGCCGTTGCGCTCGCCTGCGGCAAGTCCGGCGCCGCCGACGGCACCTCGACCGCCGCGGATTCCGCCGCGGCCGCCGACTCCGGCAACACCGGCGGCTCCTCCTCCACGGTCAACCTCCCCGTCGTCGCCGAGGAGGTCACCGATGCCGACCTCGTCCTCTCGGTGAACACCACGGGGCAGGTCCGTTCCGAGTCCGAGGGGCGACTCCGCGCCGAGGTCGGGGGCGAGGTCCGCACCGTCCGCGTCCGCGCCGGCGATCGCGTCACCAAGGGGCAGGTCCTCGTCGAACTCGACCCGCGCCCCTTCGACCTCGCCGTGGACGAGGCGCAGGTCGCGGTGGACCTCTCGACGCTCCAGCACCAGGACAACTACCGCCCCGACTCGGTCGCGACGGGGCAGATGCCGAGCCAGATGCGCCTCGATGCGAGCATCACGCGCTCGGGGCTCGCGGCGGCGCGCGTGCGGCTCGCGCGCGCGAAGTTCGAGCGCGAGCGCGCCACGATCGTCGCGCCGTTCGACGGCACGGTCGATCGCGTCACCGTCGTCGTCGGCGACCGCATCTCGGCGGGCGCCGAGATCACCTCGGTGGTGGATCTGCGCAACCTGCGCATCGAGGCCGCGGTCCTCGAACACGATCTCCCGCTCATCAAGGTCGGCGGCGAGGCGGTCATCACGTCGGCCGCGCTCGCGGGGCAGTCGTTCACCGGCAAGGTCTCGGCGGTGCTGCCGCTCGTCGATTCCACCACGCGCGCCGGGCGCGCCCATGTGCGCACGCAGGGCAACGGCACGCTCCGCCCCGGCATGTACGCCGATGTGCGGCTCGAGGCGCAGCGCCTCGCCAACCGCCGCCTCGTCCCCACGCGCGCCATCATCGAACGCGACGGCCGGCCGCTCGTCTTCGTCATCAAGGACGGGCGCGCGCAGTGGACGTACATCCTGCCCGGCCGCTCCAACGGCCGGCAGACCGAGGTCCTCCCCGACACCACCACGGGGATCATCCCCGTGAACGCGGGGGACCAGGTGATCGTCGAAGGGCACCTCACGCTGACGCACGACGCGCCGGTGCGCGTGGTCGCGTCGCGCGAGCGCGCGCCCGGCGCGCAGGACTGA
- the speB gene encoding agmatinase encodes MPRPSVRPMLLGVPFDAESSFARGAALAPAAVRAAYASASTNTWSESGLDLATLLEDAGDVDCTGDHAAIRDRISARVAELVAEGRRTIALGGDHSVSFPLVRGLAPPRDVTIVHVDAHPDLYPDYEGNRFSHACPFARILEAGLASRLVQVGIRTMSGAQRATAERFGVEVIDMPTWARGARPVVRGPVYLSIDLDGLDPAFAPGVSHPEPGGLSTREVITLIQSLDGPILAADVVELNPTFDTRDLTARVAAKLVKEIAARMLDA; translated from the coding sequence ATGCCACGGCCATCCGTCCGCCCCATGCTCCTCGGCGTCCCCTTCGACGCCGAGTCCTCCTTCGCCCGCGGCGCGGCGCTCGCCCCCGCGGCCGTGCGCGCCGCCTACGCCTCGGCGTCCACCAACACCTGGTCCGAGTCCGGCCTCGACCTCGCGACGCTCCTCGAGGACGCCGGCGACGTCGACTGCACCGGCGACCACGCGGCGATCCGCGACCGCATCTCCGCTCGTGTGGCCGAACTCGTGGCCGAGGGCCGCCGAACCATCGCGCTCGGCGGCGACCACTCGGTGTCGTTCCCGCTCGTGCGCGGCCTCGCGCCGCCGCGCGACGTGACGATCGTGCATGTCGACGCGCACCCGGACCTGTATCCCGACTACGAGGGGAATCGGTTCTCACACGCCTGCCCGTTCGCGCGGATCCTCGAGGCGGGGCTCGCGTCGCGGCTCGTGCAGGTCGGCATCCGCACCATGAGCGGCGCGCAGCGCGCGACCGCCGAGCGCTTCGGCGTGGAGGTCATCGACATGCCAACCTGGGCGCGCGGTGCGCGTCCGGTGGTGCGCGGCCCGGTCTATCTCTCGATCGACCTCGACGGCCTCGACCCTGCGTTCGCGCCCGGCGTCTCGCACCCCGAGCCCGGCGGCCTTAGCACCCGCGAGGTCATCACGCTCATCCAGTCCCTCGACGGGCCGATCCTCGCCGCCGACGTGGTGGAGCTGAACCCGACGTTCGACACGCGGGATCTCACGGCGCGCGTGGCGGCGAAACTGGTGAAGGAGATCGCGGCGAGGATGCTGGACGCGTAG